Proteins from a single region of Flavobacterium sp. YJ01:
- a CDS encoding SDR family oxidoreductase gives MESKNNIPQNAEQTGVAPALGESALHSENTLNPAAQQNSHAAEMQDPVTKYAVPPFNEQSQPWPGLVSKMDPRPDHGEESYKGTGRLKGRKALITGGDSGLGRAAAIAYAREGADVAINYYPTEEEDAKEVIQLIEAAGRKAAAIPGDLRDETFCRSLVDQAAQALGGLDIVVNNAARQQAHQSILDISSEEFDWTMKTNIYAPFWIIKAALPYLKPGSSIIGTSSVQAYAPTEDLYDYAQTKAATTNYIKSLARQLAPKGIRVNGVAPGPVWTALQVSGGASMEKLKEFGSQTPLGRPGQPAELASIYVQLAAEDASYATGQIYGSSGGEGNP, from the coding sequence ATGGAAAGCAAAAACAATATACCGCAGAATGCTGAGCAGACCGGTGTGGCACCTGCACTTGGAGAAAGCGCGCTGCACAGCGAAAACACCTTAAATCCAGCCGCACAGCAAAACAGCCATGCTGCTGAAATGCAAGACCCTGTCACCAAATATGCAGTACCGCCCTTCAATGAGCAGTCGCAGCCATGGCCTGGTCTTGTCAGTAAAATGGATCCCAGACCGGATCATGGTGAAGAAAGCTACAAAGGCACAGGGCGGCTAAAAGGCCGTAAGGCCCTTATTACAGGAGGCGATTCCGGTTTGGGAAGAGCCGCCGCAATTGCTTATGCAAGAGAAGGAGCTGATGTTGCCATAAACTATTACCCTACCGAGGAGGAAGATGCAAAGGAAGTGATCCAGCTCATTGAAGCCGCAGGAAGAAAGGCTGCTGCCATTCCCGGGGATCTCCGCGATGAGACGTTCTGCAGATCTCTTGTCGATCAGGCAGCCCAAGCCCTTGGCGGATTAGATATAGTAGTCAACAACGCGGCAAGACAGCAGGCTCACCAATCCATTTTAGATATTTCCTCAGAAGAATTTGACTGGACCATGAAAACCAATATTTATGCTCCTTTCTGGATTATCAAAGCGGCGCTGCCTTACCTGAAACCGGGATCATCCATCATCGGAACAAGTTCTGTGCAGGCCTATGCTCCCACCGAAGATTTATACGATTATGCCCAGACAAAAGCCGCCACTACAAATTACATCAAATCACTGGCCAGACAGCTGGCACCAAAAGGAATCAGAGTCAACGGTGTAGCCCCAGGACCAGTGTGGACTGCATTGCAGGTAAGCGGAGGTGCCAGTATGGAAAAACTCAAAGAATTTGGATCCCAAACTCCTTTGGGGAGACCAGGACAGCCGGCCGAACTGGCTTCCATTTATGTACAGCTCGCCGCTGAAGATGCCAGCTATGCAACTGGGCAGATTTATGGCTCAAGCGGCGGTGAAGGCAATCCATAA
- a CDS encoding DUF1016 N-terminal domain-containing protein, whose protein sequence is MAENINNTAFIEADLISELSRLAEQTQQQANSSSVLLFWEIGFKINETILDKKLSENARQIVTALSLELKNKFGSNFEEKNLRTMMRFADEFADKEIVARLSRQLTWSHFLAILPINNTEAKLFYANQINDLLMSVNDLGEQIAAKTFKRTETGKY, encoded by the coding sequence ATGGCAGAAAATATAAATAATACAGCGTTTATTGAAGCGGATTTAATCAGCGAGTTATCCCGCCTTGCCGAGCAGACCCAGCAGCAGGCTAACAGTTCTTCAGTGCTGCTTTTTTGGGAAATTGGATTTAAAATTAATGAAACAATACTTGATAAAAAACTATCAGAAAACGCACGACAGATCGTGACTGCCTTGTCGTTGGAACTAAAAAATAAATTCGGCAGCAATTTTGAAGAAAAAAATCTTCGGACAATGATGCGGTTTGCTGATGAGTTTGCAGACAAAGAAATTGTCGCGAGACTGTCCCGGCAATTAACATGGTCCCACTTTTTAGCTATTCTGCCTATCAACAATACAGAAGCTAAACTCTTCTATGCCAATCAGATTAACGACCTGCTGATGAGCGTCAATGATTTAGGAGAGCAGATAGCCGCGAAAACTTTTAAACGTACTGAAACAGGAAAATATTAA
- a CDS encoding response regulator produces the protein MRRNGEIIIIEDDEDDRLFLKDIFESLDYPNKIKFIEDPMDALSYLSNSKVRPFLILSDINMPKINGFELREQILALAEIREKCTPYIFLSTSKNPENVLRAYRCQVQGYFRKEEDFSVYQAMIKNIVEYWRLSLTPGSAL, from the coding sequence ATGAGAAGAAACGGAGAAATAATAATAATCGAAGATGACGAGGATGACAGGCTCTTCCTTAAGGATATTTTTGAAAGCCTGGACTATCCCAACAAAATAAAATTCATTGAAGACCCAATGGATGCCCTTTCTTACCTTTCCAATTCGAAGGTAAGGCCTTTCCTTATTTTGTCAGATATCAATATGCCCAAGATTAATGGCTTTGAACTCCGCGAACAGATACTTGCCCTGGCGGAAATCCGCGAGAAATGTACTCCTTACATCTTTCTTTCCACCTCGAAAAACCCGGAAAATGTGCTCAGGGCGTACCGCTGCCAAGTACAGGGATACTTTAGGAAAGAAGAAGACTTCTCAGTCTATCAAGCCATGATAAAAAACATTGTGGAATACTGGCGCCTAAGCCTTACTCCGGGATCAGCACTGTAA
- a CDS encoding response regulator yields MLYRSILLIDDDREDAELFMEAVDQLNKNILLRWESSPQTALEELRGSDKLPELIFLDFNMPRINGLELLVSLKNDARLKDIPVVMISTPSADFMKSKIGQHNILAYISKPNSFGELLSQLDSLLQPKPF; encoded by the coding sequence ATGTTATATAGAAGTATTCTGCTTATCGATGATGACCGTGAAGATGCCGAGCTGTTTATGGAAGCGGTAGACCAGCTCAATAAAAACATACTGCTGCGATGGGAGAGCAGTCCGCAGACTGCCTTGGAAGAACTCAGGGGTTCTGATAAGCTGCCCGAACTGATTTTTCTAGATTTTAATATGCCCAGAATCAATGGGCTGGAGCTGCTGGTCTCTTTAAAAAATGACGCAAGGCTGAAGGATATTCCTGTAGTGATGATCTCGACCCCCTCGGCGGATTTCATGAAGAGCAAAATCGGGCAGCATAACATTCTTGCCTATATCAGCAAGCCCAACAGTTTTGGCGAGCTTCTTTCCCAGCTGGATTCGCTTTTGCAGCCAAAGCCATTTTGA